A single genomic interval of Gossypium raimondii isolate GPD5lz chromosome 11, ASM2569854v1, whole genome shotgun sequence harbors:
- the LOC128034807 gene encoding uncharacterized protein LOC128034807, translated as MKALTACSHRLTTRPMPCCSNGNKETNRGIIGDKVESEEFFDESDKEVPKVITHMPNLYLYLFHKNLGRMRMTDKEVPIILGRPFLATGQTLIDVYKGELTMRLNDELVTFSVFESIQCKEKEECHIVNMSDDLIEEEFNDQSTILSEEFAVTFDAKSLDDCDSIVKANNLELKHGWLIGSLDLANKTTPIFKPSIEEAPTLELKPLPPYLKYVKKKIIKWLDARIIYPIFDSNYVSPVQCVPKKSGITMVRNDKDDLIPTRIPRGWRVCTDYCKLNAATKKDHFLLSFIDQMLDRLVGKAYYCFLDGYSGYNQIATAPKDQEKTTFTCPFGTFTFCHMPFCLCNAPATF; from the exons ATGAAAGCGCTTACGGCGTGCTCGCACCGGTTGACTACAAGGCCCATGCCTTGCTGCAGCAATGGCAATAAGGAGACGAACCGTGGTATCATTGGTGACAAGGTTGAATCCGAAGAATTTTTTGACGAATCAGACAAAGAAGTTCCAAAAGTTatcactcatatgcctaatcTCTACCTTTACCTTTTCCATAAAAATTTAGGAAGAATGAGAATGACAG ACAAggaggttcccataatcttgggacgACCATTTCTAGCCACCGGCCAaactcttattgatgtttacaaaGGTGAACTAACCATGCGACTTAATGATGAGCTAGTCACCTTCagtgtttttgaatctattcaatgcaaggaaaaagaagaatgcCATATTGTCAATATGTCAGATGatctaattgaggaagaattcaatgaccaaagcaCAATACTTTCTGAAGAGTTTGCAGTGACATTTGATGCTAAATCTTTAGACGATTGTGACAGCATAGTTAAAGCTAATAATCTTGAACTCAAGCATGGATGGCTGATTGGATCCTTAGACCTAGCCAACAAAACAACcccaattttcaaaccatctaTTGAAGAAGCTCCTACTCtagaattgaaaccactacctccTTATCTTAAATATgtcaagaaaaaaatcataaaatggcttgatgctaGAATTATTTACCCAATTTTTGATAGCAATTACGTAAGTCCAGTGCAATGCGTGcctaaaaagagtggcatcactATGGTTCGCAACGATAAGGATGACTTAATTCCTACACGCATTCCTAGGGGATGGCGAGTTTGTACGGATTATTGCAAATTGAATGCGGCCACAAAGAAGGATCACTTCCTGCTTTCTTTCATTGACCAAATGCTAGATCGGCTTGTTGGAAAGGCCTATTATTGCTTTTTAGACGGCTATTctgggtacaatcaaattgctaCTGCACCAAAGGATCAGgagaaaacaactttcaccTGTCCCTTTGGTACTTTCACTTTTTGCCATATGCCTTTCTGTCTTTGCAATGCACCAGCCACATTTTAA